GCTCGTTGTCCGGCACGAGCCAGTTTTGCTTCTGGCCGCGGCGCAGCAATCCCTCGAGCGTAACGGTTCCGGCAATTTCGCCTGTCGAGCGCGTCGAGGGGTCCTTGCGCTCAATAGGGATCCAGCCGCGATCGACGAGTATCGTGCTGCCGTCATCGAGACGAAGGGGGGTCACGACATGGTAGCCAACGTTGCCGTTGAGCGAGCGTGCGGCAAGATACATTTCCTTGTCGTTGCGAAACTCGCCGCGCACCTGCGTTTTGCTGAAATCGTAGCTATCAGGCAACGCATTTTCGGCGGGCAGTGGGATCGGGGCCGAGGTCGAGCGCAGGGCGCGCTCCGCGATCAGATTTTCCTTCCAATGAAGCCTCTCGAGCTGCCACGTCCCAAGGCCGATCAGGATGATGAGCGACGGGACGGTAAACACAGTTGGCCAAAAGGTCGGTCGAAAGCGGAAGAACTCGTGAAAGCGCATGACGGTGAATTTAGCGCGCGACAGGCCCAACCGGCCAGCCCCCTTGCAATCGAGAGGGATGGCAGCCGCGGCGGCTATTCACTCAAAGCGGATTGCATGCCTTCAAGAGGCAGCCTCAACTTCCGCCCCACCAATAAATGCAGGTGAAGAGGAAGAGCCACACGACGTCGACGAAGTGCCAATACCACGCGGCAGCTTCGAAACCAACGTGATGGTCGGGCTTGAAATGCCCCTTCAACGCCCGGAAGAAACACACGATGAGGAACGTGGTACCGATCATGACGTGGAAGCCGTGGAACCCAGTCGCCATGAAGAAGGTCGACGGATAGATCCCACCTTTGAAGCTGAACGGCGCGTGGCTGTACTCGTAAGCCTGAACCCCGGTGAAGGAGAGGCCGAGAAGAATCGTGAGCGCCAAGCCTCGAAGCATATCGCGCCGGTTGCCCTCGCGCAGCGCATGGTGCGCCCACGTCACCGTGACACCGGAGGTCAACAGAATGAGCGTGTTGAGGAACGGTAGGTCGAAGGCATCGAAGGGCTTGATGTCCTTTGGCGGCCAGACGTGCCCGATCGCCTCGGTCGGAAAGAGGCTCGCATTGAAAAAGGCCCAGAAGAAAGCGACAAAAAACATCACTTCCGATGCGATGAAGAGCGCCATGCCGTAACGGTGGCTGAGGGCGACGACCGGCGTGTGATCGCCCTTGAACTCGGCCTCCCGGATCACGTCGCGCCACCAGAAGAACATGGTGGTGAGGATCAAGGCCATGCCGACCGCCATGATCGCGGTGCCGTAGGCGATTTTGTGCATGAACATCACGGCGCCGCCGAAGGCGAGCAGGGCAGCCGTGGCGCCGACGGCCGGCCACGGGCTCGGCTGGACGAGATGGTAGGGATGCTTCGCCTCGTGTTCGGCGCCGTGGCTTGTGCTCATGATGCTTCCTCTTTTGGTCTGCTCTTTTCAGGGACGGCGTCAGTTGACGTTTTTCGGTTGGATCGTGGCGGCGGTTTTGCCGCTTGCCCGGTCGTATTCCTCGGCATCCTTGTCGCGGTAGAACGTGTAGGAAAGCGTGATCGTTCGAACGTCATCGAGATTGCGGTCCTTGACGATGTCCGGGTCGACAAAAAAGGTGACCGGCAACTCCGCGGTCTGGCCCGGTTCGAGGCGCTGCTGGCTGAAGCAGAAACACTGCACCTTGTCGAAATAGAGTCCGACCTTGAGTGGCGTTACGTTGAAGAGCGCCTGACCGACGATCGCTTCGCTCGAAAGGTTGGTCGCCTTGAAGTAGGCGAGCCCCTGCTGCCCGACCTTGACCGAAACCGCCGTTTGCTCCGGTTCGAACCGCCAGGGCAAATTGGGATCGATGTCGGCGTTGAAACGCACCGTGATGACGCGGTCTCCGACCGCCCCCGGCGCTGTTTCGGCCCGCTGAGTGGTGCCCTCATAGCCGGTCGCCTGACAGAACAAGCGATAGAGCGGGACGGCGGCAAATGAAAGACCCACCATGCCAGCGAAGACGCCCGCAAGGATCGTGGCGGTCGCGGCATTGCGGCGGTTGGAGCGATCGGTCATTGAGCGCCCCCGCCCATGCGAACGACGGTCATCGTATAAAAGAGCACGACCAACCCGGCAAGAACGGCGAAGATCGCCCAATTTCGGGCGCGAACGCGCCGGCTGACAAGATCGGGGGGCGCCACCGGCTCCCGCTTGCGCGCACGCTCAGCCATTGCCGAGTCCTCCGCCGAGGGCGGCGACGGGTGCGCGGTCGGCGATTGTCATCGCAAAGAGGAGGAACAGATAAAGGATCGAATAGCCGAACATCTGTTTGGCAGCACGGTCGCGCAGACCGTCCGGTTCGCGATAGACGCGAAGTGCTGCGACAATGAACATGGCGCCGAGCACCGCGGCAGCCGCGCCATAGACCGCCCCGACGATGCCAAGCGCCCAGGGCGCCAAGGTAATCGGCCAGAGCAGCAGCACGTAAAGGAGAATGTGGCGCTTGGTCTCCTGCCGACCTGCGACGACCGGGAGCATGGGTACGCCAGCGCGCGCGTAATCGTCCGACCGATAGAGCGAAAGCGCCCAAAAATGCGGCGGCGTCCACATGAAGATC
The sequence above is drawn from the Alphaproteobacteria bacterium genome and encodes:
- a CDS encoding SURF1 family protein yields the protein MGLSRAKFTVMRFHEFFRFRPTFWPTVFTVPSLIILIGLGTWQLERLHWKENLIAERALRSTSAPIPLPAENALPDSYDFSKTQVRGEFRNDKEMYLAARSLNGNVGYHVVTPLRLDDGSTILVDRGWIPIERKDPSTRSTGEIAGTVTLEGLLRRGQKQNWLVPDNEPQNDIWFYVDIPAMAKWANLGGVRPYFVDAGPDPNPGGYPIGGQSPIDLPNNHLQYAITWYSFAVSLGVIYVIYHRNLAKERHASESDDEAERT
- a CDS encoding cytochrome c oxidase subunit 3, translated to MSTSHGAEHEAKHPYHLVQPSPWPAVGATAALLAFGGAVMFMHKIAYGTAIMAVGMALILTTMFFWWRDVIREAEFKGDHTPVVALSHRYGMALFIASEVMFFVAFFWAFFNASLFPTEAIGHVWPPKDIKPFDAFDLPFLNTLILLTSGVTVTWAHHALREGNRRDMLRGLALTILLGLSFTGVQAYEYSHAPFSFKGGIYPSTFFMATGFHGFHVMIGTTFLIVCFFRALKGHFKPDHHVGFEAAAWYWHFVDVVWLFLFTCIYWWGGS
- a CDS encoding cytochrome c oxidase assembly protein — translated: MTDRSNRRNAATATILAGVFAGMVGLSFAAVPLYRLFCQATGYEGTTQRAETAPGAVGDRVITVRFNADIDPNLPWRFEPEQTAVSVKVGQQGLAYFKATNLSSEAIVGQALFNVTPLKVGLYFDKVQCFCFSQQRLEPGQTAELPVTFFVDPDIVKDRNLDDVRTITLSYTFYRDKDAEEYDRASGKTAATIQPKNVN
- a CDS encoding UbiA family prenyltransferase, yielding IFMWTPPHFWALSLYRSDDYARAGVPMLPVVAGRQETKRHILLYVLLLWPITLAPWALGIVGAVYGAAAAVLGAMFIVAALRVYREPDGLRDRAAKQMFGYSILYLFLLFAMTIADRAPVAALGGGLGNG